AAGTACTCAGAAGCTGTTATTACTAATAGCAGCATGATCACGGAAGCACAGTCATTTCATTATAGAACTAATTTCAAAAACATTCTACGGCAATCAAAATTATATAATCTACAAGATGTTACTATAACTACACAAATGgcctcatttagattttttttcaaagatAACTACTGGTCCTATTCAGTTGGTGTCAGCATGGAACATAGTTGGTTAAGGGAAGCATAAACCCTTTAATTTAGGACACTTTGTAAAGATGTGATATTTTGCAGTACCaatatggcctgtttccactgagtgggaCAGTACactacgggtcacctttatcaggcttgcgtttccactgccaaaagggtatcaATGGcatgggcgtggtgtatgacagcaAGTTTCAATCGACGTaattctcgcttgaggaaatgtcaaagtaaggCTGTATGGGTTGTtcgcatatcatatgagaagcacttttcacaaaacagatgctttagatgaatacttttgtataaatgttcattactaacctttctataaacatcatttgattataactgcagatcaataacatctgcgattatataaaataaagaaataaatgcaacatatatgaacacatatggacccttacagtctccgatatgttaccaattacagaaaaactacacacagcacacGTCTTTATTTGGGTACAAAACCAACATGCAGCATATagtccacagtcagtgcaaacctctcatctgtatctttaatcttcgccAGTACATGTAACCTCTGCtaaaaagtaattccgtcattccgagttcataatagtccaaaacactgataatagttaaacatggcttGTTTTagattgctgaaagaatcatttgctcctttgatTTTCCGGCttatcctttgtttttttgcgtgTCAGTCTCACGTTtgtctgccttttggtacccttttgtcgtgctaggtaccctttcaaaagggtacccaaaaagtggtacggtacggtacggtttacgctttttggtaccttttgacagtggaaacggccataaaagcgcaccgtaccgaaccgtaccactcagtggaaacgggccattaaaaacaaattcaacTGTGCCTTTTTACTATATGTACTCAGTTAACATATCTATTGGATATTCAGATTAAAATACACCAAAATGCCCATTcccaaataagttatttttaaaatgactattgtaataatttatattttgggggaatatttttttattttttgttttaactgAATTTTGTGTTCTATTggttttaattaacttttttttatttaatctcaaaaaaagatcaatttttaaaaactgaagCACTAACTTTGGGCTGtaaaagttaaaaacaaataacCAGTTTTGACTGGAGTTTGACTGATGACGTCTGACTTAACTAACCCTCACAGTTGAGAAGATGGATGCAGGATGACAGCCAGACATGgaacttgtttgttttttccttctcCAAACATGACAAATGAAGGTTCCCAAGATGCTTTATGGCAAAGTTTTGTGATCCACATTCTGCTGTTTACAGTGCAGTGAAACATCCTGAAGACCTTTTGAAGTGGTTCTGAATCCACAGCAACAGTTTCATATTCttaaagaagctttttttttaccAGCATCTTACAGCAAGTGAGCGCTTTGGCCCTCCCCTTCTTAACTTTCCTTCCTCCCCTGACCCACGTTGTTGGGTGCTCTGTTGTCTTGGAGACAGCCACATGGGTTCTGTTGTCGCTGTGTGTTTTGCAGGTGCAAACGCTGTACTATTCGGCCGATCATAAGCTGCTCGATGGGAGCCTGCTTGATGGGCAGGTTGAGGTGTTCGGCACTGAGGATGACCACATCCAGTTTGTGCAGGTACACAACCAGCGCCGAGCTCTTCTCAGGCTGAACCATGTAGTGAATGCAGGATTTAAGAGTAATGGTAGCAGGGCAGCTGCAGTTGTTCTGGGCTGTTGAGATTTCGTTTTGAGCTGGAGAGATCACAAGGTGTGTGTGATGAGTGTGTGGATTGGGTTTTAGTGTTGCTTATAGTGTGGCTTTAGATTGATATAGATATCTGGTTAAAAGAATATTCCAAAGTTCCATTCAAGCTCAATCAGTAGAACTTGATGGACAGTGTTAATTGTGGATGGATTGTCCCTTTCAAAGACAAAAATCTAGGTTGCAATGTTAAACCTATAATGGTCAGTCTGTAAATACAAACCAATAGTGGATCCACATTTGTTGTAtgcatattaacatgtttttttagtGTGGAAAACAGTACTTGCTAATTTTTCAGCGCAAAGCTATATCCAACTGTGCTGCCATGACAACATAATGGTTAAAATcctgaaattaatgtaaaaatcaAGATTTAAACTGCTTTAGAGCTCAAATACATCTTAACAAGAGAATTAGTATAAGATGTTTGTAGTTTATAGCTTTGTACGTCTGCTTTTAAATCCCCTAAAATATTTCACTTACTCTTGTAGTAACTCTCTcacttaaaattgaattgaaaaaaaaaaaacctgtttggTAGTAATCAACTTTTTCCAACAAATTCCATCAGTTAAGATTAACTTTAATTGCACCTGGAACATTCCTTTTAACCTGAAGTAGGCCAAGCATCTGGTAAGTTGTCAAGGCTGACTTAAGTCTAGACAAGATTTGTtagactttgtgtgtgtgtggaccatGGGCTCGGAGTCTGTAGCTACGCTGTGCCTTTGCAGAAGAAGCCCCCACGTGAGAATGTACACCGACAGCTGAGCACCAGCTCCTCTGGCAGCCTCTCCCCTGGATCCACCAAACATCCCTGCAAGCAAGAGTGGAAGTACATAGCTTCTGAGAAGACCGCAAGTACGTTTGCATCTTTGACGTCATCATCTGATTGAGAAGTCTTTGCAGTCCTTTTAAGTCATCTTCCTTTTTATCTTCCCACAGATAATACGTACCTGTGTCTGGCTGTGTTGAATGGCATGCTGTGTGTGATCTTTCTGCATGGGCGCAGCAGTCCCCAGGCCTCACCTTCGGCTACACCTTGCCTAACCAAAAGCCTGAGTTTTGAGGGTCAGCCTCTGGAGGAGGAACCAGACAAGGTGCTGTCACCCATGCACTACGCTCGCTCCGGACTGGGCATCGCTTCTCTGAATGACCAACTCATCGCCGCAGGTTTGTGTGCATCACATAATGCAAACAACTTTTGAATGTCTCTTGCTTTTGTTAAGCAACTCTTGTCTTGTTCTTCAGGTGGATATAACCGGGAGGAGTGTTTGAGGACTGTGGAATGTTACAACATAAAGACTAACAGCTGGACTTTCATTGCACCAATGAGGACTCCTCGTGCTCGTTTTCAGATGGCTGTGCTCATGGTGTGTACATGGTTAAATAGTTACAAAAAGGTTCAGCCTTTGAAAGTGCTGTGAAAtaactgttttcattcattcagggTCAGCTTTATGTGATGGGTGGATCCAACGGACATTCTGATGAACTGAGTTGCGGGGAGACCTACAACCCCAGTGCTGATGAGTGGACTCAAGTGCCAGAGCTCAGGACCAATCGTTGCAATGCAGGTAAAAACTTGACCTGTACAATTTCATGCTTGGTTTCTTAGTTGCATCCTAGTTTCAGCCTTATACTAGTTCTGAAATCATTTTAAGCTTATTAGTTTTTGCCAGAATCTCTGCACCCCTTCAAGTAGATTGAGAATTTTTCCATTTACAGCAAATGCTACAACTTTATCATTGCTCATTTGAATGTCCTTAGGTGTCTGCTCTCTGAACAACAAGCTGTATGTTGTTGGAGGGTCGGATCCTTGCGGGCAGAAAGGTCTGAAGAACTGTGACGTTTTTGACCCCATAAGCAAGGCTTGGACCAACTGTGCCCCTTTAAACATCAGTAAGTCAAAATGACGTTATAAAACATCCCTGTAATTTCTTTTTGCTGTGGTTTCAGACATTTAAGAGATCACAGCTTAAGCGTACAGCTGGGATTACATTGATAAAAAGCCAGATGGATCGCAGATACTCAACCTCTTTTTTGTGTGTCTGCAGGGAGGCATCAGGCTGCTGTGTGTGAGTTGGATGGCTTCATGTACGTGATTGGAGGAGCAGAGTCATGGAACTGTCTGAACAGTGTGGAGCGCTACAACCCAGAAAACAACACTTGGACCCTCATCGCATCTATGAACATCGCCCGTAGAGGAGCTGGAGTGGCTGTCCACGAAGGTAGGCAAAGGACAAACCTTGTGATACAAGTACAAATCTTATAGAAGAAGGTGACCAAAGATTCCTTTCTCTTAGGTAAACTTTTTGTGGTGGGTGGCTTCGATGGCTCTCACGCCTTGCGTTGTGTTGAAATGTACGACCCTGCTCGCAACGAATGGAGGATGCTGGGGAGCATGAACTCACCACGCAGCAATGCTGGTGCAGCCGTCCTTAATGATGTCATCTATGCTATCGGAGGCTTCGATGGAAACGACTTCCTCAACTCGGTTGAATCATACAACCCTAAAACCGAAGAGTGGAGCACTTGTGCAGACGCCTTCACCGATTCCTAAGAGCCAGGGGTCGGGGAACCAATGGGAGGGGGGTTATCTCACTCAAACTAACAGGCTTAGTGACGTAATCGTGCTTTGTGATGTCCTGTATGTATGCGGGGGGTGGATGGGTGGGTCTTTGAGGCGTGAGGAAGGTCTCGTGGGGTCTTCTTTGCAGGAGTCACCCATGAGATTGACTTTTCTTACAGTGTTTGGGTGGGGGTGGTGTGTTTGGGGTTGCCTGAAAGCAACATTAAGCCTTTGCATATtgcatactttattttttttgttgatgtacatattgttgtttctttttcttcttttttccgtTTAAAGAAGAATGCCAACATTTATTGCACACTGAGTGTACCTTTTGAGTGAAGTAGTTTAGTATTTCTGTTTTTGGCAAGTTGAAGACAGGATTAATTGGTTAAACCCATTATGGAAGTGATTCGGGTTGAATTAGTTtgctttagtgttttttttttttaaagctcacTTTATTTGAAGCTCCATGCTTATACAAAGccttattttaacaaaatgttcAAACACATGGCTTTCCATTTTGTATCATTAGCCATGACGTAGGATTACAGTACCAATCTTTAAAGATggccttttttatatttttgatacaCTGCTAAGTaaccaatagatagatagacagatgagcTAGCAGACGCACAACACTCATGAGGATATAAACTAATCAGTGCCAGTTTAGTTACACTCACACACGTCTAGTCTACTATGCTTCAGTACTCCTGCTCAGTAAATTTTTTTGTTACCATTTCATTTTTGGCACATTCAAGCAAGTGAGGTGATGCTCATTTTCCTCTCAGTACCTTCTCTTTTTAATATTTCCTGTGTTAGCGTTTGGAAACGAAAGCGTTTTTTCTCAATAAACTTAACCGGGGGAGAGAATTCTGTACCAGATTTGTAATGAGCTGATATTTCCATACTAATAAACCATTTCAACCTGTAAAGTATTCTGTTTGTGTCTTTATAAACAATATCAGCACTGTACTACGTCTCATTTAATTAGTTTTTGCGTCAAGGTGTTGTTTTCACATTTAATTGAATTTGTGTGTGACTACAGTTTATGTGTGGGTTTAGAATCAGACAAGGCAGAATAAAATGTCCATCTATATAGCATTCATCTTTATCATTAGCCATGATGTTGGATTACTGTATTGTATGCTCCATGGGATCATTTATTATAAGGCCTTTAATTAGTTAAGCTTTATCCACAGCAGACTCCCTTTTACAGTCCACACCTTCATTCACACATACTAACCAGTCGTAATCCTATAGACAAATCACGCCAGTTACACCAGCAGGAAGTAGGCCAAAAGCTCAAGGTCTACAGGAGGGATTAAAGGTCTTTTCTGGCACTGATTACCTTTAGGACTCAGGTCAAGTCACTGGAATGACCTTCTGTTATAAAATTAACCATGGCTGTactacaataaataaatttaaaagttAAGTTTAGTTAAACCATGGTTACAAAAAAAATACCAATGTTTTTGATAGTTTAACACATTTGCAGTAAAGCTGGTTCTACAAATGGTGATCGATCAACACATGGTTATTTTCAGTAAAACCATGAATTTTGAATTATTCGTAAGGTTTCTGCAGACAGTATTGGATAAGGAAAAGTGCACTAGGcctacttaattatttatttaaatatttatgtaattataacaCCAcagacaatataaataaatataaagtatataattaaagtaactaCAGAATAATTTTTTCATTACCCCGCGGTCCCACGTTTTGAACGCCGAAAATGTCCTGTTTGGCTACATTCCGTTTGAATGTTTAAGTGACTTGCGGGTATAACCGAGCTCGGACCGAGGGCCGTTACGAGTAATATTaataaactgtcaatgaaacTGTAAGGGACAATTAGTCTGTCACGTTAAATGTGTGTTTTAGGTAACTTACAGAGACGCAGAAATCAACTGATTGTCTTCACCGGAGCTGCTCTCGCCAGACAGTTAACGTTGAGGTCTGCGCCTGCGCAGTCATGAACTCGGCATTGTGGGGGAAAAATATAACACGAATCACAAAATCTTTATCCCTTTTAACATTTAACTCAAATTACAATACAAACAATAAAGAtaatcaggcccgtagccagaggGGGTTCGGGTGTTTCGGAAGATTCACTCCTCACTGacaggtccagaatttgtcccatacacatGAGCTCAAGCGGAGTCCTCTGATGGCTGTCGCTTAGGTGTGACTTCAGGTAATTAGTTTTGCCCAATGCTAATTTTTT
Above is a genomic segment from Danio aesculapii chromosome 20, fDanAes4.1, whole genome shotgun sequence containing:
- the ivns1abpa gene encoding influenza virus NS1A-binding protein homolog A, encoding MLLFCFYKGLISKMIPNGYLIFEDESFLDSTVAKMNALRKNGQFCDVRLQVCGHELMAHRAVLACCSPYLFEIFNSDLEPHGISHVKFEDLDPMAVEILLNYAYTAQLKADKELVKEVYSAAKRLKMDRVKQICGDYLLSKMDSQSAISYRNFASCMGDGRLLGKIDSYIQEHLLEVSEQEDFLKLPRLKLEVVLEDNLTLPSNGKLYSKVIGWVQRSLWENGEPLERLMEEVQTLYYSADHKLLDGSLLDGQVEVFGTEDDHIQFVQKKPPRENVHRQLSTSSSGSLSPGSTKHPCKQEWKYIASEKTANNTYLCLAVLNGMLCVIFLHGRSSPQASPSATPCLTKSLSFEGQPLEEEPDKVLSPMHYARSGLGIASLNDQLIAAGGYNREECLRTVECYNIKTNSWTFIAPMRTPRARFQMAVLMGQLYVMGGSNGHSDELSCGETYNPSADEWTQVPELRTNRCNAGVCSLNNKLYVVGGSDPCGQKGLKNCDVFDPISKAWTNCAPLNIRRHQAAVCELDGFMYVIGGAESWNCLNSVERYNPENNTWTLIASMNIARRGAGVAVHEGKLFVVGGFDGSHALRCVEMYDPARNEWRMLGSMNSPRSNAGAAVLNDVIYAIGGFDGNDFLNSVESYNPKTEEWSTCADAFTDS